GTTCGCGGCATAGAACTCGCTCGTCGATCCGGCGCGGGCATAGATCGCGATGCCGATATACAGCGCGAAGCTCAGCCCGATAAAGATCAGGTTAAGGGTATACTGGCTCATCTTATTCCTCCACCCCATGCTCACGGTCGAGATTGTTCATGCGCCACGCGTAAAAGAAGATCAGCACGATAAAGACGAGGATCGAGCCCTGCTGGGCGAACCAGAACCCCAGATCGGTGCCCCCGACGCTGATACCGCTCAGAAGCGGGCGGAAAATGATCGCGAAGCCGTAGGACACAAGCGCCCATATCGCGATACAGATCCAGATGATCCTCAGATTTGCACGCCAATAGGCGTTCGTTGATTGCTTGTCACTCATATCCCTTGGTCCCTCCCTGTGACAGGTCGTGCCGCCTGTGCTCCGCCATCCCGCGCGCGGCGGCTGCGCGCGGGTGGGATGAAAAGGTCTGGCTGGTTTGGCTCAGCCCCGGTTCATGCGGTTTTCGATCAGGTCCTCCACAACCTCCGGCTCCGCCAGCGTCGACGTATCGCCAAGGCTGCCGTAGTCGTTTTCAGCGATCTTGCGCAGGATGCGGCGCATGATCTTGCCCGAACGGGTCTTGGGCAGGCCCGGCGACCACTGGATCAGGTCCGGCTTGGCAATCGGGCCGATCTCCGTGCGGACCCAAGTCTCCAGCTCCTTGCGCAGCTCGTCGGTAGGCTCCACCCCGTTCATCAGCGTGACATAGGCATAGATGCCCTGCCCCTTGACCTGATGCGGATAGCCGACCACGGCCGCCTCTGCGACCTTGCTATGGGCGACAAGCGCGGATTCGACCTCCGCAGTGCCCATCCGGTGGCCGGAGACGTTGATGACGTCATCCACCCGGCCGGTGATCCAGTAATAGCCATCCGCATCCCGCGTGCAGCCATCGCCGGTGAAATAGTAGCCGGGATATTGCTGGAAATAGGTCTCCATGAAGCGCTGATGATCGCCCCAGACGGTGCGCATCTGCCCCGGCCAGCTATCGGCGATGCACAGCACGCCTTCCGCCGGATTGCCCTCCTGCACATCGGCGGATTCGGCGGCCAGAATTACCGGCTTCACCCCGAAGAAGGGCAGCGTCGCCGAACCGGGCTTGGCCTCGATGGCACCGGGTAGCGAGGTGATCATGTGCCCGCCCGTCTCCGTCTGCCACCAGGTATCGACAATGGGGCATTTCCCCTTGCCGACATTCTCATTGTACCAGTTCCACGCCTCCGGGTTGATCGGCTCCCCGACCGTGCCGAGAATGCGCAGGCTGGACAGGTCGTATTTCTCGACCCACTCCGCCCCCTGCCCCATCAGCGCCCGGATCGCCGTCGGCGCGGTGTAGAACTGGTTGACCTTGTGCTTCTCGCAGACCGCCCAGAAACGCCCCGCATCGGGATAGGTCGGCACGCCCTCGAACATCAGCGTGGTCGCGCCATTGGCCAGCGGGCCGTAAACGATATAGCTGTGGCCCGTGACCCAGCCTACATCCGCCGTACACCAGAAGATGTCGCCGTCCTTGTAGTCGAAGGTGTATTCATGCGTCATCGCCGCATAGACCAGATACCCGCCGGTCGAATGCACAACCCCCTTGGGTTTGCCGGTAGAGCCGGAGGTATACAGGATGAACAGCGGGTCTTCGGCATTCATCGGGCGCGGCGGACAATCCGGGCTGACCTCCTCCATCATCGCCAGCACGTCGACATCGCGGCCCTGAATCCAGGTCGTCTGATCGCCGGTATGCTTGACCACAAGGCAACGCACCCGGTCCGAGCAGTGGAGCAGGGCCGCATCCGCATTCGATTTCAGCGCCGTGCGCCGCCCGCCACGCGGCGCGGTATCGGCGGTAATCACCACCTTCGCGCCGCTGTCATTGATCCGGTTGGCCAGCGCATCGGGGGAAAAGCCGGCGAAAACGATGGAATGGATCGCCCCGATCCGCGCGCAGGCCAGCATCGCGTAAGCCGCCTCCGGGATCATCGGCAGGTAAATCACCACCCGGTCGCCGCGCATGACGCCCTGGCTCAACAGCACATTCGCCATCCGGTTCACCTTGTCGCTCAACTGGCGGTAGGTGATATGCTGCGCCTCGGCCTGCGGATCGTCCGGCTCGAAGATGATCGCGGTCTTGTTCCCGCGCTTGGCCAGATGCCGGTCCACACAGTTGACGCTGGCGTTCAGAACCCCGTCCTCGAACCATTTGATCGAGACATCGCCAAAGGTAAAATCGCTGTTCTTGACCTTGGTAAACGGCTCCATCCAGTCCAGCCGCTTCGCCTCACGCCTCCAGAAACCATCGGGGTCGCTGACCGATTCTTCATACATCCGGCGATAGTCGTCAGGCCCGGCATGTGCATCCTCGAACCCGGCCGGAATCGGATGTTTGGCAATGTTTTCAACAGACATATAAAGCTCCCCCAATCTCTCGTCGCGGCATCGTCACAGGCGAAAATCTTTCACCCCAGGCGCGATATCGACAGTTAATCACCGTTATAGGAACGCATAAAGTGCTTTCTTTAAAGGAAAATTTTGTAAATTCATTGACGGATTTATCTGGATATTTGTAAATATTTCACAAGATCGAGAGGTAAATCCGGGACTTGTCAGCGGGTTAAGCCTCGGGCAAAGCTGCGCTTATGATCAAAGACCCGATACAACCGACAGATGACGATGCCCGGCGCATCCTGCGCGATCTTTTGGCAGAGATGCAGCATGCCGTTCTGGCAGTGAATCCACCGGACAGCCCGTTTCCGCATCTGTCCCGCATCGCATTACAAGCTGATGACGACCGCACGCCGATGGCGCTGCTCTCCGGCCTCGCAACCCACACCCGGGTGCTGGCCCTCAACCCCCATGCCGGGCTGCTGATCGCGGCTCCCCCGGCCAAGGGCGATGCCATGACCCAGGCCCGGCTCAGCCTTCAGGTTATCGCGAAACAATTGCCGAATACCGGCCCCGAACACGCAGCCCGCCTGGAGATATGGGTCGGGCGCAATCCGAAAGCCAAGGTCTACGCGACCCTGCCCGATTTCCATTTCTGGCGGATGGAACCGCAGGCAGGGCTGCTCAATGCCGGTTTCGGAAAGGCTTATCACGTCACGGCGGCGGATCTGGCGAACCCCCCGGCCTGATCCGGCCGGGGGACATAGACAAGCCCGCTCAGTTCGGATCGTCCATCCGCGCCCGGATGACAACTTTTCCCTTCGCCGGTTTCGACCACTCCACCTGCACATTCGCCTTTTTCGCGCCCTGCCCGGTCCGAACCCAGGGCATTTCCGTGATCCGGCGGCCCGCGCCATCCTGTATCATCGAAACCGCCGTCACCGAATCCACCTGCTTCGCCCAGCCCTGAAACGGCAGATGCGCCGAAACTGGCACCACCCAACTCGCCTGCGCCCCGGCCTGCTGATGGGTGATCTGCACCGGGTTCGCGACATAGTCCCGCACACCGTTGAACGTGTTGCCCGCAAACAGGATATTGCGCATCCGCGAATAATCCAGATCCGCAAAGCTGGTATCTACCCGCTCCACCCGCCGGATTTTCCCGCCGAGCGACAGGAACACGTTATCCGCCACCGTCAGCCCGTGAATATGATGCCCCTTCCCGTAGGGTTTCACCGACAGCCAGGCGAAATCCTGCAACACATTCTGCACCGTGAAGTGATTGCCGCTGATCGACAGCCCGCCGAAGGAATACTGGCTCGGCCCGAAATCCGGGTTCACCGCATATTCATTGGTCCACTCGATGACATTATTATCGATGTAATTCCCGGTGATCGCCATCTTGCAATGGGTCTGCGCAATGACCAGCCCCGGCACACGCTTGCCCGCGCTCTCATTATCGCCCTGAAACCAGTGATTTCCGACCAGCAGATGCCCGGCCCCCGCCGCCACCATGAAGGTGCCGAAGCGCACGAAACGGTTGTCGCGGATCTTCACGTCATTGGCGTTGACATTGATCGCCACCGTCTTGCGGTCCTGCGCGCGCAGCGTCATTTCAGAGGACAGGAACTGGCAGCGATCGACCAGCAGATCCTGACAGCCCCGCCCGACCGAGGTGATCCCGCGCGCCCCCGGCCCGGTGATGAAGCAATCGCGCACATGGAACATCTGCCCCTGCGCAGGCAGCATCAGGAAACTGCCGATCCCGTTCAGCGAAAACTCGATATCCGCGAAGTTGATCCGGGCGCAGTTCTCCATACCCAGAAAATCGAACGCATAGCGGAACCGCTCGAAACGATAGCTCCGCATCCCGGAACCGCCGTAAAGCGGCTGCGACAAGGTCACCGTCCCAGCGCCGATATTCTTCGCCTTCACATAGATCTCACGCCCGACACCCGGCCCGGTCACCAGACTGCCAACCTCGATATTGGCGACGTCCGCCACCTCGGTCAGCCGGTCGCGCTGCCCCACGTCATAGCGCGCCCGCGACGTCACCACCTTGCTGCGCCACGCCGGCCCGTCCTTCACGTCGATCCAGCCATTGCTGATGACCCGGCGGCTGGTGAAGCTGGTGACACCCGGCGCGATCTCCGTCATCACCAGCGGCTCGGCCAGCGAAATCTTGCGCCCGCACAGATCCAGCGTGGCGTGATCGCTGTAACCCAGCAGCGCCTGCATCGCGCGTTTCAGCGCCTCGGTTTCGTCCCCGAACGCCTCCAGATAGCTCGCATAGGTAAACGATCCCATCAGCGTCAACCGCGCCGCACGCGGCATGCTCAGCGTGCCGGTAAAACGCACCGCCGATTTCAGCGTCAGGTCCGAACCGATCCGGTACACCCCGTCCGGCACCACCAGAACCCGGCCCTTCGCCGCCTCATCCGCAGCCAGAAACGCCGCCCTGTCATCGGTCTTGCCGTCACCTTTCGCGCCGAAATCGCGCAGATCAACCAGATCCATCATCTCGCGCAGAAACTGCGCGGTCACATCCTCGATGCGGATCGACTCGATGCGCACCGTCCCGCCATTCGCGCCGAGAAGGTCCAGACCGAAATGCCCGTAAACCGGCGCGGTCCCCCAGACCAGATCGACGCCATCGCGCGCGCCGCTGCCGACAACCGCGCTGATCTCCACCACCTTGCCGTAATCGCGCAGCGCCATCTGGGCAGAGACATCCGTCAACCCCGCCACACGCCGCCGCGACGAATCACCCGCCCAGCCCGCAATCCGCAGCGCAGGCTTCGGCCCCGCAACCGCCTTCACCCGCGCGGAGATGCGCAGATACCGGCCCGGCAGAACCGGCGTCTCGCCCATGAAGCGCAGGCGGGTGACATCCTCGGCCTTGGTTATCTCCAGACAAGTGCCGAAATCCGGGTCCGCCGCGACCACCGTCGCGTTTGGCTGCCCGGCCCAGACGGCACTGCCCGGCGTGCCGTATTCCCGCGACCATTGCGACAGACCGGCGGCGAAAGACGGCGGCGACAGCAAGTCGGTTGCAGCGATATTCATAGGCGTTCTCCCCTGATCTGCGCCGCAAGATGCGGTCGCGAAAACATGGGGAAAATCTGCCTCAGCCGGGTTAATCCGGCTTTAACCTACCGCGCGTTGCACCGGCCCTGCCGCGCAACATCTAGGCAGTGACAAGTTCACCACTTAGCGCCCGGTCGATCAGCTCGCGGGTTTCCTCGATCCCGTAAAGCGCGATGAACCCGCCAAAGCGCGGCCCCTGATCGGCGCCCAGCAACACCTGATACAGCGCCTGAAACCACGCCCTGAGCGGCTCGAACCCGTGATCCTTGCCGACGGCGAAAACCATGCTTTGCAGTTCCTCGGCATCCGCGGGCGCGTCCCACGCCGCCAAGCGTTGCCCCAGATCCTCGATCGCCGCGCGCTCCTTCTCGTCGGGGGCGCGGAAGACACGGTTCGGGGCGACGAAATCGGCGAAATATTTCACCGCATAACCTGCCGCTTCATCAAGCTGCGGATGCGTCTCGGGCGAGGCTTCTGGCGCATAGCGGCGGATGAACCCCCACAGCCCGTCCTTATCCTTCGCCCCAGCGACGGAGGCGAGGTTCAGCAGCATCGCGAACGGCACCACCATATCCGATGCCGGCACCTGCCCGCGATGAATGTGATAGACCGGATTGGCCAGTTGCTGCTCCGGCGTCTGCTCCGGGTAAGCCCGCAATTGCTGGTGATACTCATCAACCGCCTTGGGGATGACATCCCACCAAAGCCGCTTGGCGGTTTTGGGTTTCTGATACATGAAATAGGACAGGCTCTCAGTCGCGGCATAGGTCAGCCACTCATCAATCGACAACCCGTTGCCCTTGGATTTGCTTATCTTCTGCCCCTTATCGTCAAGGAACAGCTCATAAGTGAAATGCTCCGGCTTACGCCCGCCCAGCACCTGGCAAATACCGTCATAGATCGGCGTATTGGTGCTGTGATCCTTGCCGTACATCTCGAAATCGACATCGAGCGCAGCCCAGCGGGCCCCGAAATCCGGCTTCCATTGCAGCTTCACCTGCCCGCCAGTGACCGGCAGCACCCATTCGCGCCCGTCCTCGTCGTCAAAGGCGATCTCACCCTTTGCGGCATCGACATGCTTGATCGGCACATACAGCACGCGGCCCGTTTCAGGGTGGATCGGCAGGAAGCAGCTATAGCTTTGCTGACGCTCCTCCCGCAGGCTGGCCAGCATGATCTTCATGATCTCGTCATAGCGCTCCGCCGCCTTCAGCAAGGTCGGATCGAACGCCCCGGATTTGTAAAATTCGGTCGCGGACATGAACTCGTACTCGAACCCGAACGTGTCCAGAAACCGCCGCAGCATGGCGTTGTTGTGGTCGCCGAAGCTGGGATATTCACCGAACGGATCGGGCACCGATGTCAGTGGCTTTTGCAGATTCTCGTGCAGCAATTCCTGCTGCGGCACGTTCTCCGGCACTTTCCGCATCCCGTCCATATCGTCCGAGAAACAGATCAGCTTGGTCGGGATGTCCGAAATCACCTCAAAGGCGCGGCGGATCATCGTCGTCCGCGCGACCTCGCCAAAAGTGCCGATATGCGGCAGGCCGGAGGGGCCGTACCCTGTTTCGAACAGCACGAAACCCTTTTCCGGCGCTTTCTTTTCATAGCGTTTCAGCAACCGGCGCGCCTCTTCAAAAGGCCAGGCCTTGGAAGTCATCGCGGCATCGCGCAGGGTTGTCATCATCATATCTCCTGAAAGCGTCGCTGGCGGCTTATTGAAAGCCTCACGTATCGTCAATATTCTTGGGTCAGACAACAAGGACTGCTTTCGTGACTATTGATCTACCGTCTTTCTCTCCCTGTGACGCGCTTGTCGCGGTCATGGTCGCCGTTTCGGCATCCGATTCCAACATGCGCACATCCGAATTGCTGGCGATTGAGCGGATCGTGGACCATATGCCGATCTTCGCCGAATACGATGTCGACCGCATCCGGCCGGTCTCGCAATCGGTGATTTCGCTGTTCAGCGAGGAGGACGGGCTGGACGCGCTCTTCGGCCTCATCCGCGACGCGCTGCCCGAACGGCTGTATGAGACCGCCTATGCGCTGTCCTGCGATGTCGCCGCCGCCGATGGCCGCCTGCCGGATGACGAGGCGGAGATGCTGCGCGAAATCCGCTATCAGCTCAATATCAGCCGCCTCCACGCCGCCGCGATCGAGCTGTCCGCGCAGATGCGCCACCGCGTCCTTTAACCGTAGCGCCGCACCCAGCTATCGGTGAGCTGCTGTTGCAGATATTTCGCCCGGTACGTCCATGTCACAACGCCGGAGGGCAGTTCCTGCCCTTCGCTTGCGGCGCGGCGCGGCATGTCGTTGACATAGATCGCGAAAATCACCTCGCCATAGCCGGGCAGACTGCCATAGCCCGCCAGGTTGGAGACGAAATTCAGCGTCCCGGTCTTGGCCTCCAGCCGCAGATCGCCCGGCGCGGCGCGTCCCCGTGCATCCTGCAAGCCGACATGTTTCATATAGGACCGCAGCCCCGCCGCCTGCCCCGGCCCGCTGATGATCTGCGCCATGACCCGCGCCGTCAGCCGCGTTTCGGGCGACATGCCGGAGTGATCGCGCAGATCCAGCCCGTCGAAGCCCTGATCCTCGAACCAGCTTTGCATCGCGGCGGCAGAGGCGATCAGATCGCGCGCACCGCTCGCATGCAGCCCGACCACCTCCGCCGTCAGATTGGTCGAATATTCCATCATCCCGCGCAGGATCTCGCTCAGCGGCGGGCTGTCGATCCCGGTCACCTCCGTCGCAGCTTCGGGCAGCGCCTCGATGACCTCCGGTGCGGGCAGCACCAGACCACGCGCCCGGCACAGCGTCTGGAACACGTCGCCCGCATAGATTTCCGGCGCGCGGACCGGCAGCCAGCGGCTGCCCGCACGCCGCATCGCCGTCCGGTTCACCTGCCAGATTTCGCGCGCGCCCTCCATGCGCCAAGCAAAGATCGGCCCGCCCGCGACCGGCACCGCGCTGACCGTATAGGCGCGCGGGCTGTTCGCCGCCGCCCGCGCCTCCAATGACAGGCCCGCCCCGCCCGCCTGCCAGCCCAGATGCACGCGGTTGAAATTCAGCATCATCCCCGAAACAGCGGGGTTATAGGCCAGATAATCGGCCTGCGCGGGCGAGATTTCGTCGATCTTCGGCAAGGTCCCGCCCCAGACCGCAAAGCGGGCGGGACTGCCATGCCCGGTCGCGACCAGCAGATCGGCAAGTTCCGCCAGCCCGTCCGTATCCAGCACCGGATCGCCGCCACCGGCCAGCACCAGCATATCGCCTAGCCGCATCACCCGCGTCCGAAACCGCCGCGACGCGCCAAGCCGGTCCAGCGCATATAGCGTGGTCAGCACCTTCAGCGTGCTGGCAGGCGCCACCGGGCGATCCGCGCCCAGCCCCTCCAGCAGCTTGCCGTCGCGGTCGAATACGGCGTAATCGACCTCCGCCCCGGCGAGCCCTGCCTCCGCGATCAGGCGGCCCGGTCTTGGCGGCGGCTTGCGGGGCGGCGGCATGGCAAGCGCCGGGTCGAACGCCTCCGCCCGCGCCATGCCGCCAGCGGACAGGCCCGCCCCGGCCATGCCGATCAGCCCGGCCAGAACCTGCCGGCGGGCAATTCCGCTGTGCGGCCTCACCCTTCGGCGCCGATCTGGATAAAGCGGGATCGGTCGCCGCGATTGTCGAAAAACGGCACGCTCTCCGGCGCGACCAGCGGGCCATCGCCCGCCGCGCGGACCACGGCGGCGCATTCGGCCAGAACCACCTCGGTGATAAAGGGCAGATGCAGCGCCCGCGCCTCTGCCATCGGCACCCATTGCAGATGCGACAGCTCATCGCAGGCGCGCGAGAAATCATCGGCATCGCCCACGATCCGGCTGGCATCGGCCATGAAGAACCGCGCATCGAAGCGGCGCGGACGCCCCGGCGGGGTGACGGCGCGGAACACGAAATGCAGCGCGGAGGGATCGGGGACCAGCCCCGCCTCTGCATAGCCCGGCAGCGCGCATTGCCCCTTCTGGCCGATCAGCAGCCCGGTTTCTTCCGCCAGTTCCCGCAGGGCTGCGGCGAGGATCTGGCGCGGCGTCACCGCGCTGCCCTCACGCGGCTCGATCAGCAGACGGCGCGCGGTCAGTGGTTCCGGGTCCGAGGCCAGCGGGACAGCCGCATCCTCGGCATCGACAGCGCCGCCCGGAAAGACGAATTTCGACGGCATGAACGCGGCCTTGGCCCCCCGCATCCCGACCAGCACCGCCGGGGCGGGCCCGTCACGGCGCACGAGGATCAGCGTCGCCGCATCGCGCAGCGCGGACTTGTCGGGGGCAGCGGTCGTCATGAAGAGGCAGGCTCCGCATCCTCGCCGCCGAAGCCGTGCATCCGCCGCGCCCATTGCGCCCCGATCATCGCCCCCTTGATCAGCGGCAGAAAGGCAAGGCACAGCACGATTGCCCCCAGCGAGAACCAGATCAGCATGGAGACCGGCGAGGGCTGGAAGGTCAGAAACACCCACAGCAGCAACGGCGCGCCCAGATGCGAGACGAACAGGATCGTCAGATAGGCCGGCCCGTCATCGGCGCGCTGATGATGCATCGCCTCGCCGCAATTCGGGCAATGGTCACGAACCTTCAGATAGCCCTCGAACAGCGGTCCCTCGCCACAGGCGGGGCAGCGCCGCATGGCACCCCGGCGCATCGCTTGCCCGGTCGGGCGGTCGTCATCCTGCGCGGTCTCCGTCATCTGCCGACTCCTGTTATCGCGTCGGCCCGCAGGATAGAGGCTCCGGAGACCCGGTTCCAGCCTGAATTCCCAAACCGCAGTGCCCGCCCGTGATGCACGGCTATGCCACGCAAAGCTGCCGTGAGATCATGACCAGATTGCGCCCGGCGGATTTCGCCGCCAGCAGCGCGGAATCGGCGGTGCAGATCATGTCCTGACCGGAGCGCCACGCCCGCGTCGCCGCATCGCTGACCGCAACCCCGACAGAGACCGAGACCCGCAGATTGACCGCCCCCCGTGGCCCCGTGGTCCGGGTGACAAGCGCCGCGATCTCACCCCGGATCAGTTCGGCAAGCGAGATGGCGTCGGTCTCATCCGCGCCATTCAGCAGCACGGTGAATTCTTCGCCCCCATATCGCGCCACCCGGCCACACGGCCCGACAACGCGCGCCAATGTGCGGGCGACATTGCGGATGACAGCATCACCGGCCAGATGTCCCCAGCCATCGTTGATGTCCTTGAAACGGTCGATGTCGATCATCAGCAGCGCATAACGGTCATGGGCTTCGGCGGCGGCGGCGATCTCGGCGGCGATGCCGCGCCGGTTCATCAGCCCGGTCAGCGCATCCGCCGTCGCCAGTTGCCGCGCCAGCCGGTCCCGGCTTTGCCGCCGGGCCGCCTCGATCCCGCGCGCCGTCAGCCAGCCAAGGCGCGCGGCGAGGATCCCGGCACGGTCCGGCGCGGACAGCCCCGGTGACAGAACATCGGTCGCGCCGATATCCAGCGCCACGGCCTCCTGATCCGGGTCCGGCTGGCGTTGCAGGATCGCCAGTGCCGCACCCTGGCAATGCGCGCTCAGCCATGCCCGCAGATCGGCAAGATATTGCAGCGCCGCACTGCCCACTGCGGCGTCGATCATGATCAGCGCAAGCCCATCCGTCAGACCCGAGAAGTCATCGGCGGGCGAAAACACCTCCACCCGCAGCCCGGTCGCCTGCAGCACGGCGACGCTCCATTCAGCGGCGCGCGCCGCATCGCCCGAGACCAGAACGATCCGGTGCGGCTGCTCAAACGCCTCGTCACAAGCTGACATCTGCGACCACACACCGACCGGCACCGACAGCCAGCTGCGCAGCCGCGCCCGCAGCACCATGTCAGTGCAACGCGCATCCAGCGCATAATCGGCACCTGCCGCCAGCGCGACATCGGTCAGGCTTTCGTCGCAGATCGCGATGACCGGCGCTGCAGAGCGGCGATGGCGCAGTTGATCCAGCATTCCGGTCAGCTCGGCACGGTCACAGCCCATCAGCAGGATCGCGTCGAATTCGCCCGCGTCACAGCCCGGATCAGGCATGGCCGCGATCGCCTGAACCTCGTAATGCGCGGCGGTCAGCCGGTGTTTCAGCGCGAACCGCGAGGCCATATCCCGATCCACCAAAAGCAGCCTGCCCAGCATGATTCTCTTGCCTCTCACCGTTAACAGCTTCTAAATCACACGGATTTCTTAACAAAAACTTTCCGGGGTTCTGACGACATGGTCTCGCTCAATCGCGCGCATGAGCTGGCGGATAATCTGCTGCTGCATATTCTCGAAGACCCGGAGCTGCTGAGCAGCCTTCTGGGGCGCAGCGGGCTGGACCCATCAGAGCTTGGCACGGTGGTGAACGGACCCGGCGCGCATGAATTCGTGCTGGATTTCGTGGCCGAAAGCGACGAGCGGGTGATTGCCTGTGCCGAAGCCCTCGGCGTCAGCGCCAGCGAGATCGGCATGGCCGCGCGGCTGGTCAGCCGCCGCGATTGACGGATTTGCAAACCGCCGCGTCACGCAGCCGACACGAAAATGGCACAGCCCGGCGGGCGGCGATCACGATTGCTTGAGAAACCCGACGCGGCGTCCTAGACCGAAATCATGAAACAGGGTTTTCCACTCGCCGCCGCCGGTCAGCGGATCGGGCTTCTGGGGGGATCGTTCGATCCCGCCCATGAGGGCCATGTCCGCATCACCGACGAGGCGCTGAAAAGCTTCGGGCTGGACCGGGTCTGGTGGCTGGTGACGCCCGGCAACCCGCTGAAGGCGCGCGGGCCTGCGCCGCTTGCCGACCGGATCGCCTATGCGCGCGAGATCATGGACGATCCGCGCGTGACCGTCACCGGGATCGAGGCACATCTTGGCACCCGACTGACGGTGGAGACGATTGCCGCTTTGCAGACGATCTATCCCCGTGTCCGCTTCGTCTGGCTGATGGGGTCGGATAATCTGGTGCAGTTCGACAAATGGGACCGCTGGCAGGAGATCGCGGCGCGGGTGCCGCTTGGCGTGCTGGCGCGGCCCGGATCGCGGCTGGCGGCGCGGCGGTCGAAGGCGGCGCAGATCCTCGCCCGGTTCCGCCTGCCGGAGGCGGAGGCGCAGCGGCTGGGGTCCGCCGACGCGCCTGCATGGGTGATGGTCAATATGCCGATGTCCAACGCCTCATCGACCGCGATCCGCGCAGCCCGGCGGGGACGGAACGCGGCGCGGGAGGGTTAACGCCC
The genomic region above belongs to Paracoccus sp. SCSIO 75233 and contains:
- the acs gene encoding acetate--CoA ligase, producing the protein MSVENIAKHPIPAGFEDAHAGPDDYRRMYEESVSDPDGFWRREAKRLDWMEPFTKVKNSDFTFGDVSIKWFEDGVLNASVNCVDRHLAKRGNKTAIIFEPDDPQAEAQHITYRQLSDKVNRMANVLLSQGVMRGDRVVIYLPMIPEAAYAMLACARIGAIHSIVFAGFSPDALANRINDSGAKVVITADTAPRGGRRTALKSNADAALLHCSDRVRCLVVKHTGDQTTWIQGRDVDVLAMMEEVSPDCPPRPMNAEDPLFILYTSGSTGKPKGVVHSTGGYLVYAAMTHEYTFDYKDGDIFWCTADVGWVTGHSYIVYGPLANGATTLMFEGVPTYPDAGRFWAVCEKHKVNQFYTAPTAIRALMGQGAEWVEKYDLSSLRILGTVGEPINPEAWNWYNENVGKGKCPIVDTWWQTETGGHMITSLPGAIEAKPGSATLPFFGVKPVILAAESADVQEGNPAEGVLCIADSWPGQMRTVWGDHQRFMETYFQQYPGYYFTGDGCTRDADGYYWITGRVDDVINVSGHRMGTAEVESALVAHSKVAEAAVVGYPHQVKGQGIYAYVTLMNGVEPTDELRKELETWVRTEIGPIAKPDLIQWSPGLPKTRSGKIMRRILRKIAENDYGSLGDTSTLAEPEVVEDLIENRMNRG
- a CDS encoding DUF4212 domain-containing protein, which codes for MSDKQSTNAYWRANLRIIWICIAIWALVSYGFAIIFRPLLSGISVGGTDLGFWFAQQGSILVFIVLIFFYAWRMNNLDREHGVEE
- a CDS encoding D-alanyl-D-alanine carboxypeptidase; amino-acid sequence: MRPHSGIARRQVLAGLIGMAGAGLSAGGMARAEAFDPALAMPPPRKPPPRPGRLIAEAGLAGAEVDYAVFDRDGKLLEGLGADRPVAPASTLKVLTTLYALDRLGASRRFRTRVMRLGDMLVLAGGGDPVLDTDGLAELADLLVATGHGSPARFAVWGGTLPKIDEISPAQADYLAYNPAVSGMMLNFNRVHLGWQAGGAGLSLEARAAANSPRAYTVSAVPVAGGPIFAWRMEGAREIWQVNRTAMRRAGSRWLPVRAPEIYAGDVFQTLCRARGLVLPAPEVIEALPEAATEVTGIDSPPLSEILRGMMEYSTNLTAEVVGLHASGARDLIASAAAMQSWFEDQGFDGLDLRDHSGMSPETRLTARVMAQIISGPGQAAGLRSYMKHVGLQDARGRAAPGDLRLEAKTGTLNFVSNLAGYGSLPGYGEVIFAIYVNDMPRRAASEGQELPSGVVTWTYRAKYLQQQLTDSWVRRYG
- a CDS encoding glycosyl hydrolase family 28-related protein, whose amino-acid sequence is MNIAATDLLSPPSFAAGLSQWSREYGTPGSAVWAGQPNATVVAADPDFGTCLEITKAEDVTRLRFMGETPVLPGRYLRISARVKAVAGPKPALRIAGWAGDSSRRRVAGLTDVSAQMALRDYGKVVEISAVVGSGARDGVDLVWGTAPVYGHFGLDLLGANGGTVRIESIRIEDVTAQFLREMMDLVDLRDFGAKGDGKTDDRAAFLAADEAAKGRVLVVPDGVYRIGSDLTLKSAVRFTGTLSMPRAARLTLMGSFTYASYLEAFGDETEALKRAMQALLGYSDHATLDLCGRKISLAEPLVMTEIAPGVTSFTSRRVISNGWIDVKDGPAWRSKVVTSRARYDVGQRDRLTEVADVANIEVGSLVTGPGVGREIYVKAKNIGAGTVTLSQPLYGGSGMRSYRFERFRYAFDFLGMENCARINFADIEFSLNGIGSFLMLPAQGQMFHVRDCFITGPGARGITSVGRGCQDLLVDRCQFLSSEMTLRAQDRKTVAINVNANDVKIRDNRFVRFGTFMVAAGAGHLLVGNHWFQGDNESAGKRVPGLVIAQTHCKMAITGNYIDNNVIEWTNEYAVNPDFGPSQYSFGGLSISGNHFTVQNVLQDFAWLSVKPYGKGHHIHGLTVADNVFLSLGGKIRRVERVDTSFADLDYSRMRNILFAGNTFNGVRDYVANPVQITHQQAGAQASWVVPVSAHLPFQGWAKQVDSVTAVSMIQDGAGRRITEMPWVRTGQGAKKANVQVEWSKPAKGKVVIRARMDDPN
- a CDS encoding tellurite resistance TerB family protein; this translates as MTIDLPSFSPCDALVAVMVAVSASDSNMRTSELLAIERIVDHMPIFAEYDVDRIRPVSQSVISLFSEEDGLDALFGLIRDALPERLYETAYALSCDVAAADGRLPDDEAEMLREIRYQLNISRLHAAAIELSAQMRHRVL
- a CDS encoding pyridoxamine 5-phosphate oxidase, with amino-acid sequence MIKDPIQPTDDDARRILRDLLAEMQHAVLAVNPPDSPFPHLSRIALQADDDRTPMALLSGLATHTRVLALNPHAGLLIAAPPAKGDAMTQARLSLQVIAKQLPNTGPEHAARLEIWVGRNPKAKVYATLPDFHFWRMEPQAGLLNAGFGKAYHVTAADLANPPA
- a CDS encoding lysine--tRNA ligase, whose translation is MTTLRDAAMTSKAWPFEEARRLLKRYEKKAPEKGFVLFETGYGPSGLPHIGTFGEVARTTMIRRAFEVISDIPTKLICFSDDMDGMRKVPENVPQQELLHENLQKPLTSVPDPFGEYPSFGDHNNAMLRRFLDTFGFEYEFMSATEFYKSGAFDPTLLKAAERYDEIMKIMLASLREERQQSYSCFLPIHPETGRVLYVPIKHVDAAKGEIAFDDEDGREWVLPVTGGQVKLQWKPDFGARWAALDVDFEMYGKDHSTNTPIYDGICQVLGGRKPEHFTYELFLDDKGQKISKSKGNGLSIDEWLTYAATESLSYFMYQKPKTAKRLWWDVIPKAVDEYHQQLRAYPEQTPEQQLANPVYHIHRGQVPASDMVVPFAMLLNLASVAGAKDKDGLWGFIRRYAPEASPETHPQLDEAAGYAVKYFADFVAPNRVFRAPDEKERAAIEDLGQRLAAWDAPADAEELQSMVFAVGKDHGFEPLRAWFQALYQVLLGADQGPRFGGFIALYGIEETRELIDRALSGELVTA